The following are encoded in a window of Paramormyrops kingsleyae isolate MSU_618 chromosome 12, PKINGS_0.4, whole genome shotgun sequence genomic DNA:
- the gba3 gene encoding cytosolic beta-glucosidase isoform X1, which translates to MLADDQDIIMPSNFAWGAATSAYQIEGGWDADGRGPSIWDTFCHKKGKVFQDQSGDVACDSYHLWEEDLKCIQQLGLTHYRLSLSWSRLLPDGTTRRINQKGVSYYNRVINDLLANGVSPMVTLHHFDLPQALQAQGGWQSPQIADLFDSYAQFCFQTFGDRVKLWLTINEPYIYAKFGHEDGCHAPGLDQPGVSLYLAGHNMLRAHARAWHSYDALYRPTQGGQVSLALFSDWAEAHDPSSALDVAAAERYMAFVLGWFAWPIFVNGDYPPEMKARVEAASRAQGLPSSRLPTFSKEEPRILGTADFFALNYYTSRRVWPGSGPAKIGFEGDLEVERDIDPAWPVCGNSWLAVFPEGLRKLLKYIKDKFGNPTVYITENGFSQVGPVEIEDARRCRFFRDTLLQVSKAIHEEGADVRGYFAWSLLDNFEWADGYRVRFGLYHVDFAHPRLKRTPYRSGREYAQLIAQNKTSARS; encoded by the exons ATGCTTGCTGATGACCAAGATATTATCATGCCAAGCAACTTTGCGTGGGGTGCGGCGACCTCAGCGTATCAGATTGAAG GTGGCTGGGATGCAGATGGCAGAGGGCCTAGCATTTGGGACACTTTCTGCCACAAGAAAGGGAAGGTGTTTCAGGACCAGAGCGGAGATGTAGCATGTGACAGCTATCACCTCTGGGAAGAGGATCTGAAATGTATCCAGCAGTTGGGACTGACTCATTACCGCCTGTCGCTGTCATGGTCCCGACTGCTGCCGGATGGGACGACGAGACGCATCAACCAGAAAG GTGTGAGTTACTACAACCGTGTGATCAATGATTTGCTGGCCAACGGTGTCTCTCCCATGGTGACGCTCCATCACTTTGACCTTCCGCAAGCCCTGCAGGCCCAGGGGGGCTGGCAGTCACCACAAATCGCAGATCTCTTCGACAGCTACGCCCAGTTCTGCTTCCAGACCTTCGGCGACCGCGTGAAGCTGTGGCTCACCATCAACGAGCCCTACATTTACGCCAAGTTTGGCCACGAGGACGGCTGCCACGCGCCGGGGCTCGACCAGCCTGGCGTTTCCCTGTACCTGGCGGGTCACAACATGCTGCGGGCTCACGCCAGGGCCTGGCACAGCTACGACGCCCTCTACAGGCCGACTCAGGGGGGACAGGTGTCCCTGGCGCTGTTCAGCGACTGGGCCGAGGCTCACGATCCCAGCAGTGCCCTGGACGTCGCCGCTGCGGAGCGCTACATGGCGTTTGTGCTTGGCTGGTTCGCCTGGCCCATATTCGTAAACGGGGACTATCCACCGGAGATGAAAGCTCGGGTGGAGGCCGCGAGCCGAGCCCAGGGCCTGCCGTCTTCCCGGCTGCCTACGTTCTCGAAGGAGGAGCCGCGCATCCTGGGAACCGCAGACTTCTTCGCTTTAAATTACTACACTTCCCGCCGAGTGTGGCCCGGGAGCGGCCCGGCGAAGATTGGGTTCGAAGGTGATCTGGAGGTGGAGCGGGACATCGATCCAGCCTGGCCCGTGTGTGGCAATTCTTGGTTGGCTGTATTCCCAGAAGGCTTACGCAAGTTGCTAAAGTACATTAAG GACAAGTTTGGCAACCCGACGGTCTACATCACGGAGAACGGTTTCTCCCAGGTGGGGCCGGTGGAGATTGAGGACGCCCGGCGCTGCCGCTTCTTCCGGGACACATTGCTGCAGGTCTCCAAAG CCATCCACGAGGAGGGCGCTGATGTTAGGGGCTATTTTGCCTGGTCCCTATTGGACAACTTCGAGTGGGCAGATGGGTATCGGGTTCGATTCGGCCTTTATCACGTGGATTTCGCCCATCCCAGGCTGAAACGCACGCCGTATCGCTCTGGTAGAGAGTACGCCCAGCTCATCGCCCAGAACAAGACGTCGGCCAGGAGCTGA
- the gba3 gene encoding cytosolic beta-glucosidase isoform X2, whose amino-acid sequence MVTLHHFDLPQALQAQGGWQSPQIADLFDSYAQFCFQTFGDRVKLWLTINEPYIYAKFGHEDGCHAPGLDQPGVSLYLAGHNMLRAHARAWHSYDALYRPTQGGQVSLALFSDWAEAHDPSSALDVAAAERYMAFVLGWFAWPIFVNGDYPPEMKARVEAASRAQGLPSSRLPTFSKEEPRILGTADFFALNYYTSRRVWPGSGPAKIGFEGDLEVERDIDPAWPVCGNSWLAVFPEGLRKLLKYIKDKFGNPTVYITENGFSQVGPVEIEDARRCRFFRDTLLQVSKAIHEEGADVRGYFAWSLLDNFEWADGYRVRFGLYHVDFAHPRLKRTPYRSGREYAQLIAQNKTSARS is encoded by the exons ATGGTGACGCTCCATCACTTTGACCTTCCGCAAGCCCTGCAGGCCCAGGGGGGCTGGCAGTCACCACAAATCGCAGATCTCTTCGACAGCTACGCCCAGTTCTGCTTCCAGACCTTCGGCGACCGCGTGAAGCTGTGGCTCACCATCAACGAGCCCTACATTTACGCCAAGTTTGGCCACGAGGACGGCTGCCACGCGCCGGGGCTCGACCAGCCTGGCGTTTCCCTGTACCTGGCGGGTCACAACATGCTGCGGGCTCACGCCAGGGCCTGGCACAGCTACGACGCCCTCTACAGGCCGACTCAGGGGGGACAGGTGTCCCTGGCGCTGTTCAGCGACTGGGCCGAGGCTCACGATCCCAGCAGTGCCCTGGACGTCGCCGCTGCGGAGCGCTACATGGCGTTTGTGCTTGGCTGGTTCGCCTGGCCCATATTCGTAAACGGGGACTATCCACCGGAGATGAAAGCTCGGGTGGAGGCCGCGAGCCGAGCCCAGGGCCTGCCGTCTTCCCGGCTGCCTACGTTCTCGAAGGAGGAGCCGCGCATCCTGGGAACCGCAGACTTCTTCGCTTTAAATTACTACACTTCCCGCCGAGTGTGGCCCGGGAGCGGCCCGGCGAAGATTGGGTTCGAAGGTGATCTGGAGGTGGAGCGGGACATCGATCCAGCCTGGCCCGTGTGTGGCAATTCTTGGTTGGCTGTATTCCCAGAAGGCTTACGCAAGTTGCTAAAGTACATTAAG GACAAGTTTGGCAACCCGACGGTCTACATCACGGAGAACGGTTTCTCCCAGGTGGGGCCGGTGGAGATTGAGGACGCCCGGCGCTGCCGCTTCTTCCGGGACACATTGCTGCAGGTCTCCAAAG CCATCCACGAGGAGGGCGCTGATGTTAGGGGCTATTTTGCCTGGTCCCTATTGGACAACTTCGAGTGGGCAGATGGGTATCGGGTTCGATTCGGCCTTTATCACGTGGATTTCGCCCATCCCAGGCTGAAACGCACGCCGTATCGCTCTGGTAGAGAGTACGCCCAGCTCATCGCCCAGAACAAGACGTCGGCCAGGAGCTGA